The Macaca fascicularis isolate 582-1 chromosome 5, T2T-MFA8v1.1 genome segment ACTGTAATGTTATCCAATCAGAATTAGGGAGGGAAAATGCCTTTGCAGATAAATACGGCACACTCGCCTCACGTTTTCTGAGACATTCCTCAACTGCTTAGACATATTCTGAGCCTGCAGCAGAGGAATCTCCAGTCTCAGCACCATGAATCAAACTACCATTCTGATTTGCTGCCTTGTCTTTCTGACTCTAAGTGGCATTCAAGGTAAGGAACATCAAAGGATActtaatttgtaaaatgagaaatagGAATAGGtataaattctaaaaatacagaaataatgtatttgtaAAAGTTTCACTGCATGTTTATAAATAAGAGGGAAATAAATAGAGATTCCCTCAGATCATAAAACTTATGTGAATTGaagtgagaaaaacaaatagaataagagaaagagaaggaaaaagggaaggaggacagaagagatggggaagagggaggatagagagagaaaatgagggaaTGCGGAGAGAGATGAGATAGATACTTCCTTACCTAACTAAGCTCAATGAACCACAGGAACAGTGTTTAAGGGTTTGACTTTATAATCAATAAGCTGCAATTCTTTTCTTCCAGATAATCAACTATTTAATCATTTACAATTGTGTTGTGATGCGATTCATTCCTCCTCAGATTAAGTGACTGTTTGCTAATATGGGGATATAGGTTCTGCTAAATACCACCAGTCTACATTAAATGTCTAACATGAACACTGTGCTAACTTTCTCTgctgttcctttctcttttcctacagGAATACCTCTCTCAAGAACTGTACGCTGTACCTGCATCAGCATTAGTAATCAACCTGTTAATCCAAGGTCTTTAGAAAAACTTGAAATTATTCCTCCAAGTCAATTTTGTCCACATGTTGAGATCATgtgagtgaaatcccatctgaTTATCACTTCCCTGGTTGTAATTATATACTGTATTAAATATGTAATGATAATAACAAAAGATCAGTAAGGGTTTATGATGATTATAAAACTAATGtacagcaaacaaaaacatgcagAGTGCAACTTAAATGTCGGACTTCAGAACTGTGTATGCCATCTGTTTTATTGACCcaacattgttttaaatattttcatcccTATTTATTTCTGCAGTGCTACAATGAAAAAGAAGGGTGAGAAGAGGTGTCTGAATCCAGAATCTAAGGCCATCAAGAATTTACTGAAAGCAGTTAGCAAGGAAAGGTAGGTTTGCTTTTGCTTGCAGAATTGCTCTTAGGAAATGGCAATCTTGGGAGTCAGAAATACTTGCATTGTGGTTTGCTTTGCAATCACTGGTTTAAAAGTATGTTACCACCATGCCCTCTCCTACCTCCATTTATTTAAATGCTGAGGCACCATCTTACGTGTTAAGTATTAGAAGTTACCCTGATTACCTGTCAACCTTAAAGTACAGCTATAACTATCTAAGCAAAACTGACACATTTTCCCCAAGTCTttcatggctttaaaaaaaaagcagcccCTGTAATCCATAATGAATGCATAGCAGCAGGAAAGCTCATCACATCCTTTACCTGA includes the following:
- the CXCL10 gene encoding C-X-C motif chemokine 10, whose translation is MNQTTILICCLVFLTLSGIQGIPLSRTVRCTCISISNQPVNPRSLEKLEIIPPSQFCPHVEIIATMKKKGEKRCLNPESKAIKNLLKAVSKERSKRSP